The DNA region GAAACGCCGGCGGCTTCGGCTTTCGGCCATGCCGACAGCAGCGTGATTTGACTAGTCAGCACCGGTAAGCCAATGCGCTCAAGCACTTGCCTGGTTTTGATTGCGTCAACCTTGCGCCTGGTGTCGCACATGGTCAAAACCACGCCAAACGGCTTGCCGGCAGCTTTCAGGATTTCGGCCAGGTCGACCACCTGCTCGATGCTGCTTGCTGCTGGCTGGCATGGCGCCAGCACAAAATCAGACCCTTCGGCATAGGTGCGCTGCTCGTCACGGCTGCCGCCAGCGGTGTCGACCACAACCAGATCCCACGGCTTCGCCATTGCCATTGGTGCTTGCTGTATTGGTGCCACGGCGCTGCCATCAGCCAGTAATGCACCTTCGCCACGCGAGTGCAGTTTGGTGGCGCTGCCATTTGGGTCTGCATCAATCAGCAGCACATGGCGGCCAGCAGCAGACCACCACGCGGCCAAGTTGGTGGCAACGCTGGTTTTGGCAATGCCGCCTTTCAAGCCCGAAACGGTAAGGATTCGATGTGCCATGCGCCGCAGCTAAGCAGATTGGCGCCTAGGCGGCTAGTCGTCGGTGTCGATGTAGTCGTCAATCAGATCGGCCAGGTGCTCGGCCATGTCGCCGTAAACCTGCAGAGTTGCCAGGTCTTCCGGGTGCATTTCAAGCGCAAGCACCAGCAGCCTGATGGCCGCAATGGTGTCGTCGTGCATGGTTTCAGGTGCGCCGGCGTTCACTGCTGCCGGCTGCCTTGGCATCTTAGCGCCTAGGCGGATAGCTGCCTAGTCAGTCGCAATCGTTGTTACGTCAAGTGCGCCGGCACCAAGCCAGCAGCGCATCATGCGCATCATCTGGTGGCTCGCTAGTTGGCAATTCTTGTGTAGGCCAACTGTCGCCAGCGCCATCAATCCACTGCCGCCACCGCTGGCGCCATTGCTGTCGTTGATATTGCGACCTTGATTGCGGGCTTGGTGCCCAAACGTCGAGCAATTCCACCAGTTCGTCGTCGTCAAGCTGCGCCAT from Cyanobium sp. WAJ14-Wanaka includes:
- a CDS encoding AAA family ATPase, which encodes MAHRILTVSGLKGGIAKTSVATNLAAWWSAAGRHVLLIDADPNGSATKLHSRGEGALLADGSAVAPIQQAPMAMAKPWDLVVVDTAGGSRDEQRTYAEGSDFVLAPCQPAASSIEQVVDLAEILKAAGKPFGVVLTMCDTRRKVDAIKTRQVLERIGLPVLTSQITLLSAWPKAEAAGVSVRDARTDADRPDGGAATAWQQVADLAAEIETKLQP